One part of the Halodesulfovibrio sp. MK-HDV genome encodes these proteins:
- a CDS encoding thiamine pyrophosphate-dependent enzyme, which produces MSEKLVFDAPEIMVDRPTHYCPGCHHGVAHRLVGEVLTEMGLVDDTLCVGSIGCSVFIYNYLDVDAVEAPHGRAPAVATGLKRAHKDKFVFTYQGDGDLASIGLAEIVHAANRGEKISVVFVNNTVYGMTGGQMAPTTLVGQKTTTSPNGRSAEEHGLAIRMSEIIGGLGGTAYCERVSLDSVKNIRRAKKALRKAFEMQINGTGFGFVEMLSACPTNWKMDPIAANTRITEEMIPYFPLGVFKDVTKDGEE; this is translated from the coding sequence ATGTCTGAAAAACTCGTTTTCGACGCACCTGAAATCATGGTTGACCGCCCTACGCATTACTGCCCGGGTTGTCATCACGGCGTTGCACACCGCCTTGTTGGTGAAGTGCTTACAGAAATGGGCCTTGTAGACGACACCCTTTGTGTTGGCTCCATTGGTTGTTCCGTATTTATCTACAACTACCTTGATGTAGACGCAGTTGAAGCACCACATGGTCGTGCTCCTGCAGTAGCAACCGGCCTTAAACGTGCACATAAAGACAAATTCGTTTTCACCTATCAGGGTGACGGCGACTTGGCTTCTATCGGCCTTGCTGAGATTGTTCATGCTGCTAACCGTGGCGAAAAAATCTCCGTAGTGTTCGTTAACAACACCGTATACGGCATGACTGGTGGCCAGATGGCTCCTACAACTCTTGTAGGCCAGAAAACCACTACTTCTCCTAACGGTCGTTCTGCTGAAGAACACGGCCTTGCTATCCGCATGAGTGAAATCATCGGTGGTCTCGGCGGCACAGCTTACTGCGAACGCGTATCTCTTGACTCTGTTAAGAACATTCGCCGCGCTAAAAAAGCTCTGCGTAAAGCGTTTGAAATGCAGATTAATGGTACAGGTTTCGGTTTTGTAGAAATGCTCTCCGCATGTCCTACTAACTGGAAAATGGACCCAATCGCTGCAAACACTCGCATCACTGAAGAAATGATTCCTTACTTCCCTCTGGGAGTATTCAAGGATGTGACCAAGGACGGGGAGGAATAG
- a CDS encoding DUF116 domain-containing protein encodes MLFHKKDLDNPERYYGARKRLFIGLITGTSALLCAILLAGWIIPFIGFSNIHPSLPYIFGLLFGSAIFCISWATLGLVLQILKGRAVLGSAKMRGLTIRIFLPLMTMFARLLGIQKSKVRQSFIRVNNELVRSENGKFEANDILILTPHCLQASDCSLRLSYNVDNCKRCGRCPVAMLLKLRDHYGVKFAIATGGTIARRIVVKERPKFIIAVACERDLTSGIQDTYPLPVYGVLNERPCGPCLDTTVPELSMERALRMFINNPAPPLLFEAAFGHADTKC; translated from the coding sequence TCTCGATAATCCAGAACGGTATTACGGAGCTCGTAAAAGGCTATTTATTGGCTTGATTACGGGCACTTCTGCTTTGCTGTGTGCAATTTTGCTTGCAGGGTGGATTATCCCGTTCATTGGTTTTTCCAATATTCATCCATCATTACCGTATATTTTTGGTCTTCTTTTCGGTTCGGCTATTTTTTGCATCAGCTGGGCAACCCTCGGGCTTGTTTTGCAGATTCTTAAAGGCAGAGCCGTGCTTGGAAGTGCTAAAATGCGTGGTTTAACGATTCGAATATTCCTGCCGTTAATGACGATGTTTGCCCGTTTGCTGGGTATACAAAAGTCCAAAGTTCGGCAGTCGTTTATTCGTGTGAATAATGAATTAGTGCGATCCGAGAACGGTAAGTTCGAAGCAAACGATATTTTAATTCTTACGCCGCATTGTTTGCAGGCAAGCGACTGTTCGCTGCGCCTTTCCTACAATGTTGATAACTGTAAGCGCTGCGGGCGTTGCCCCGTGGCTATGCTGCTCAAATTACGTGATCATTACGGCGTAAAGTTTGCCATTGCGACAGGTGGCACAATCGCCCGTCGTATTGTGGTGAAAGAACGACCAAAATTTATTATTGCCGTGGCATGTGAGCGCGATCTTACTTCCGGTATCCAAGATACATATCCGCTCCCTGTGTATGGCGTATTGAATGAACGTCCGTGCGGCCCGTGTCTTGATACAACCGTGCCGGAGCTTTCAATGGAACGCGCTTTGCGTATGTTCATCAATAATCCAGCGCCGCCGTTGCTTTTCGAAGCTGCATTCGGTCACGCTGATACAAAGTGTTAA
- a CDS encoding transcription antitermination factor NusB has protein sequence MVRLKDSALPPARSVALEVISQVLDKGRDVQAALDYQLNNQKITAQDSALCTELVYGFLRYKGRIEALLGLFLKDGSKLPKKAANVMGLAAYEMLYLDRIPVYASVDWCVGYVKKRFSLGLGKLANAVLRNLDRMGDKVHDMESLRKEGMSDNALLAAWHSMPEWIVTSWMDAYGAERTQILLANAQKHAPLGIRVNQTFEAGMDLVNELSDDGKSTKTIGYGVMYPAGAQPAELKTMINDGLVSRQSMASQEVLREAHPETWDGPVWDCCCGRGGKTYALLEQDVDVTFASDTSRKRLLGFREEAERLAMYPPESLLMSAAESPKKGSPFEEEPPATIIADVPCSGFGTLSRRPDVRYHRTTEGISDLVDVQKAIMENTFSVLKEGGLLVYMTCTINPDENEKQVQAFLERHPEATLEKEWNTPDDSEYGEYFYVALLRKP, from the coding sequence ATGGTAAGACTTAAAGATTCAGCATTACCGCCAGCTCGTTCGGTTGCGCTTGAAGTTATCTCACAGGTTTTAGATAAAGGCCGCGACGTTCAGGCAGCGCTGGATTACCAGCTCAACAACCAGAAGATTACTGCACAGGACTCTGCTCTGTGTACAGAGCTGGTGTATGGATTTTTGCGCTACAAAGGGCGTATTGAAGCTCTTTTGGGATTGTTCCTGAAGGATGGTTCGAAACTGCCTAAAAAAGCCGCGAACGTAATGGGGCTTGCAGCGTACGAAATGCTCTACCTTGACCGTATTCCTGTCTACGCATCCGTTGATTGGTGTGTAGGGTACGTAAAAAAACGTTTCTCATTAGGTCTTGGTAAACTGGCAAACGCTGTACTGCGTAACCTCGACCGTATGGGTGATAAAGTCCACGACATGGAATCGCTTCGTAAAGAAGGCATGTCAGACAACGCACTCTTAGCAGCATGGCATTCCATGCCTGAGTGGATTGTTACTTCATGGATGGATGCATACGGGGCAGAACGTACCCAGATTCTTCTCGCAAACGCTCAGAAGCATGCACCGCTCGGTATTCGCGTTAACCAGACATTTGAAGCCGGTATGGATCTCGTTAACGAGCTTTCAGACGACGGCAAAAGCACCAAGACTATCGGTTACGGTGTAATGTATCCAGCAGGTGCTCAGCCAGCAGAGCTTAAAACCATGATCAACGACGGCCTTGTTTCCCGTCAGTCCATGGCATCGCAGGAAGTTCTGCGTGAAGCTCATCCGGAAACTTGGGATGGACCAGTTTGGGACTGTTGTTGCGGACGTGGTGGTAAAACCTACGCGTTGCTCGAACAGGATGTGGACGTTACTTTTGCTTCTGATACTTCACGTAAACGTCTTTTGGGCTTTCGCGAAGAAGCAGAACGACTTGCAATGTATCCACCAGAATCCCTTCTTATGTCTGCTGCTGAGTCTCCAAAGAAAGGTTCTCCGTTTGAAGAAGAACCACCAGCGACCATTATTGCAGACGTACCATGTTCCGGCTTCGGTACTCTCTCTCGTCGTCCAGATGTGCGTTACCATCGCACAACCGAAGGTATTTCAGATCTCGTTGATGTTCAGAAAGCAATCATGGAGAACACATTCTCTGTTCTCAAAGAGGGCGGACTGCTCGTGTACATGACTTGTACAATTAACCCAGACGAGAACGAAAAACAGGTTCAGGCATTCCTTGAACGTCATCCAGAAGCTACACTCGAAAAAGAATGGAACACTCCAGACGATAGCGAGTACGGCGAATATTTCTACGTGGCGTTGTTGAGAAAGCCTTAA
- a CDS encoding 2-oxoacid:acceptor oxidoreductase family protein: MYQDVIIAGFGGQGVMLIGNLLAYAGMEAGQEVTYIPVYGPEMRGGTANCTVVISSEDIGSPIIQSPKALIIMNQPSLDKFQPKLIDGGIQILNSSLVDAAKAEDRVTTYTVPANEIADGLGNTRMANMVALGAYVQATGCVPLEQVKESLKSVISSRYGHLIPKNAEALQAGADHVAEQMK; the protein is encoded by the coding sequence ATGTATCAGGACGTTATTATCGCCGGCTTCGGTGGTCAGGGTGTTATGCTCATTGGTAACCTGCTCGCATACGCAGGTATGGAAGCAGGCCAAGAAGTTACTTACATCCCAGTTTACGGTCCGGAAATGCGCGGCGGTACTGCAAACTGCACCGTTGTAATTTCTTCAGAAGACATTGGTTCACCGATTATCCAGAGCCCTAAAGCTCTGATCATCATGAACCAGCCTTCTCTCGACAAATTTCAGCCTAAACTCATCGACGGTGGCATTCAGATTCTGAACTCCTCACTCGTTGATGCAGCTAAAGCTGAAGACCGTGTAACAACCTACACAGTGCCAGCTAACGAAATCGCCGATGGCCTCGGTAACACTCGTATGGCAAACATGGTTGCACTCGGCGCTTACGTGCAGGCAACTGGCTGTGTGCCATTAGAACAGGTTAAAGAATCTCTTAAATCTGTTATTAGCTCCCGCTACGGTCACTTGATCCCTAAAAACGCTGAAGCTCTTCAAGCTGGCGCGGATCACGTAGCAGAGCAGATGAAGTAA